Sequence from the Miscanthus floridulus cultivar M001 chromosome 16, ASM1932011v1, whole genome shotgun sequence genome:
ttcataagaagcatacaaaactttgcttaaacaatatgagaactttgctaatctcaatgttgaattatctactaaaattgagcaacttgaggctagtgcaacaacaaatgcatgcataatcaatgatgagcaacttgtaaagaaaaataaaaaattaaaagaaaagttagttagatcacaaaatacttataaaagtttgcttgctaaaatggaaaccatgtgtaaATATTGTGATGGTCTAACtattaaagttgctaatcttgaagccatcggtacaacccccaccaaggcgtCCAAAAAGAAAAGTTTcatctttaacatgcctaaaaagaatgcctctacttcttgtaatgatttatatttagactcatctttgtgcaaccaagtttgtgttgagaaagttgttgtagatacatgcacacaagaggttgcaaaggagaatgagcaactcaagcaagaagtagctcgcctcaccaaggacttaactcaagtgaaagacaaggcaaagcaagcccaacttcatcaagataacaccatcaagggagtgaaaaagcttgatgaaggacaaactgtggtttgctatatgtgccacaaggaaggtcacaagtcctatgagtgcaaggtgaagaaagggggaggagcaaagaagaaagagaagaagcaaacaagcaagctctccaacacctacaccaaaaaggtggacaagaaggcctccacaccatacttgttaaagaataagaaaaataataaggtggtggccatcaaggtgaacaagcaagccaacaatggggtcaaatgcttttgggtgccaaaggaaattattttcaacatgaagagcatcaagaaggtttggatcccgaaagggaagtgagaagtccgatggactttgggaatttggagacttagcaaagtatgggtgcaattcatggggtgcatcatgataaacaaaatcattgccaagtggattagtgaatactatggacccaaattctccttttcatgttagataactagattcaatttgcttcaaatggtactagatttaatttcctactagtggcatctttaagcatctagttactttttatgcctaggtttgcatttgcatgcttatatcttttttgTCATggatacactaggtatatcttatggtaggcttgctcggtttcattcttattccttagagcaatcctacatggtttaaaattgtttagagcacggcacatagcttgtcttttgatttttcatctaatatgtgccaaagtctaaattatagataatttctctagaatatcgccttcgaaaatgactctcacattcatgtgatgtcatctttcaagtggtattttttattctaaaatcaatgtgcatgttttctacaagtattccatacttgtgtgcacaaatttagggggaggttactctacaagttggatgctttgagactaacacctttttaagcttatcatgtgtgtaatagtctcattgcaaggaaaatagagtccccggagttaagcatcatacttcaaatatccaccacctattgcaagtggtataaatcaaattggtttccacatgtggtatttctaaaaccaatatcatcatgttgatttcattttgatatttatatgctttctccatgctttatatagattaaattcccttgagcaataatttgccaattatgcatatgctttgccttctaccatatgtatgcatatatttagggggagcttagtctatataatgtgagagtcaaattttgtgacctattccactctacatacaaaggatcacaaagtttgaccctcccttgtgctactaatgtcttccttttcggtgtttgattctaaaggaggagaatttagaggaccaaaagcaagcactaatttgtaggaccaaaagctagatcataataatttataagtggtaatggcctacaagtggtgtctacaagtggtaatggtctgagaaagggagaatagtggattatggattgcctatgtaatagAGAGAATTTGTAGAAagtaaggcttaaatccataatgccatatgGGAACATTTGCAAGGGCGAGATAAATTTTTATGTAGTATCtcttagtcttacaagtagtatcttttaggaTCATATAACCTtatgccttgcattgcatcctagcaagtagatagtttttaaattctaaatttttattatttgctttgctttggtcgtgttgtcatcaatcaccaaaaaggaggagactgtaaggaaaatagacccgaGACTCATTTacttttggattttggtgtttgatgaccaacacaaccaaattggactaatgaatttataagtgattgttttatagtttaatagggtgcaagacgtgacttggacgaagacgacatgatgatccgataatCTACACCATAAGCAagtccttagaagcacaagagaagaaccaagatatcaagcaaagtctaagcacgaataTAGGAACCAAGTcagacgcaagatcacgaagaaacgagctcacaaaggtgactAGACACTGgtggaaagtgatcggacgctccgatcaagaggctcgacaacagcagacatcagcagcagcgaccggacgttggaccggaTGCTAAgcaacaaagtgaccggacgttgggtgtcagagttcggtcaacatcagtaaggttccaaagagcagttttcgtgactggacgcgtccggtcagtgctgaccggacgctggtcagagtctgatcagtagcagaaaagcgggatttcgtccccaacagctactttcttagtggggcttataaatagaccccccaaccggctatttgagtagtgtggagatGAGGAaatatatcaagggtgttgatacattattttagtgatctccacttgtatagtgcttagtgattcattgggtgattagcgtaggtgctttgcgaagtgcttaggttgattagaccaccgcttatgcgcttgctctaggtttaggcctagtgtttagtgaggtttgcatatctcttaccactcggtgcttgtgcacaCCATTgctgtacatcagaggggcttgtagtcttgcgagatcacaccaaccgtgtttgtggtgtgaccGCTACCATGTACCAGatggaacaaggcccacggcgtttcagccggaagcttgataatgaagacggcggggagcatccgggagagcctTGCCGGAAGgtacgttggagacccacttgcgcgtggagaaggcccgaggctatcaacggagttacccgaccgagagcttggcccttgcgaggggctccaacgaggactagggggaagcttgcttgcttcttgatacctcggtaaaaataccggagtcatcgacgagagtttgcatatctctaccttgctctttagcttccgcatttacattgattgtattactccttttgcggtagagatagcaacacactagtaaaaccgtagttacacatttagatagtttatctttttacaTATGTTTTGCTATGGTTATAAAAAGATGCCATAGTtgagagttagatttttaagttgcctaattcaaccccccctcttaggcatcacagtCCCCTATATGCccaacaaaaaacactcggcaaactagcatttgccaatacagggtttgccgagtgtaacactcagcaaACCCTTTGCCGATTGTGTTTTGGGCTTCGCCGAGtgtccctggcactcggcaaacctcatgTATCTGGTAGTGGATAGAGAGATGTAGAAAGTGTAGTAACACCCTACTCTAGTGACTACAATATATACACCCTCAAACTCAAGGTGAGTCAACAACACTGATCTCATATAGTCTGACTCGAATGCGTTTGGTGGGTTCATATGCTTCACAGGGTCCTGACTCAGGTCAGTAACACCGGTCTGTGTTGGTTTTAGCAATCTTCAGCCAGTCAGGCCCCAAACCGACCTGGGTTGATTTTTTCTATGTTTTTGCAAACTTGGACAATTCAATCCAAATTTAATCCTTTtctgtttgcacatgatttttcATTCCATCTTCAACTCTTCTGATCAAATTTTGACTAACAACAGTACTTATCAAGCATTATTTGCATGTATAAAGTATTGCTTCGCGCATGTGATAATATGATAGATGGCCAAATGGGCTAGGCTTTATGGGCGGCACAAGGCACACTACATTTAAACACAACCCGAACACGACATGACATGAAAGTTAACCGGGCCGTGCTGGCCCAGGCCGATGCATTGGGCCATGCTTGGGCTACACTTTTGGCCCGTAATGCTGGCACAATTAGTATAGGGCCCGTTAAAGGCCCATCAAATGACAACCCTAGTATAAAATCAACCTCATCCAACTGCCTCAATTAGTCAACGGtggtgctagcgcccggacgttcgGACGGACGCTCGCGCTGCACTCCGTTTCCCATGCTCGGGCCATCACACCCTCGCTCGAGCCTGCATTTCGCGTGCCCATGTGGGCCCACGCCCCCGGATGACGCCTGTGTCGCTAGACCTCGCGCAGGGACCGCTCGCGCCCTATCCCCTTCTCACgcgcattgcaacatgtgcaacacccgatctattttgcaacatccagatgaaacacttgcaacatacgtccgaaaacagttgaaacactggcaacatatgtctgaaacacttgcaaaacacaaaaaaaacttgaaaacacgtgtgtagcTATTGCAAACATCGAGatgtaacacttgcaacatatgtataaaacacctgaaacatatatatacatatagcaaCATCCCAATTTAGTTTTGCAACGTCCAAATGAAACAACCGACAATGGTGAGATCTACgatgactttttttttttggggggggggggggggggtgattgAATCTTTGGTAGTTTGATTGAGCTGAGATGCACTAGTATCTAATTGACCTATGAAGATGGAGAATACAAACTTCGATTTTTGTCGATTATTTTTGCCGAGATATGTTaccgggctggcacggcccgtcGGCCGGTACGACACTATTGCTTGCACCTAGGGGCGTGCTTGGGCCTTAGGTTGGCATGACACAATGCCTATCGAGTCCGATCCTAAACAGAGTATGCTTAAATGGGTCTGTGCCATTGCTGGGAAAAATGGGAGTGGCTGCTAGCTACTACTGGTGGTGCCAGTCCTGGTTAGATGATGAGGTAATAAAACAGTAGAGAACAAAGAAATAAACCAAGCGCACCATAAATTAATGTTGCCTTATTTCGTTCGTGCCTTCTTCTTCTATCTTGGCATCGAGCAATGGGCGGGGTTTAGTGTGCAGATCACGAGGCAGGCACAACGTACGAAGAAATAAAAATAACGCGATTACACGACAAAATTAAACAATATGTTCGACGTCTGCTCCCCTGGACACACATTGCGTACGTTGCACAGTCGACGTAACGTATAATATTAACTAACGTACGTCGTCGTCGTTTGACCGCCGGCCGGCCCGCGCCAGCTAGCTGTACGTGCTTCAACAGTACCGTACGTAGTAAGCAAAACTAGCTAGTAGTATACATTGTATCGTATATAATATTCGTATTGTCCCAGGTAGATCTTATGTAGCGTATCATCATATCGATCAGGTAGCTTAATTAGCACTGATAAATTTTGGAAAAGaaaacacatgcatgcatgcatgaatcaTAGCACGCACATGCATGCAGCTACGTATAGTACAGATCCTATTTAAACccttttggcacggctcatctaaAACGGCtttaccggtgaagccaaagccgatgAAGTCAGAAAAACTGACTTTTTTcgacttctagttcattttaaccccggcttacaaaacagCTTCACGCTACGGTGCCTcaatttgcgcaaaatagatgaaaccgaagccgacataagccgtgccaaagagaccCTTAGTCCTCTTTCACCTTTCCAAGCTATATACGCAGACACGCACTTCGTAATACACATTATTAttcagccaaaaaaaaaaaaaactaggccAAGCTTTGATCAGCTGCATGCAACTGCAAGGAAAAGGAAAGGCCATTTGCCTTGCTGATCCGGCACGTACTCTCCCTCCAGGCTCCAGCCAGCATTATTAGCCTCCACCTGACTATACCCGAGGGCCGGCCGGTCAACGCCGGCCATTGCATGCTTAGCTTAACCCATTGCTTGCTAATTGGCTAATTGCCATGCATGAGTGAGAGTGTAGTACTAGTATAAGACACACCCTCACTGCCCCTTCAATTCGCCCTCCCTCCATCCATCACCTAGAGTCCTAGAGCTAGAGCCAGCAGCGCTCTAGCAAAGATCCATCATCAGGAGCAAGAGAGCCTCCAGCTCACCAGCTGCGTGTGCTAGCTTGCGTTGCTGCAGTAGTGACtcaatagcagcagcagcaatggCGCGGTGGTCGGCGTCGACCGCTGCCACGGTGGCCGCCGTGGTGGGCGCGAGCCTGCTCTACAGCATGGCTCTGATGACGACGGCGTCGGCGCAGCAGCCGGGGCCGGGCAACATGCAGGTGATCAACCTGGACGGCCGCCGCAACAGCAAGTTCacctgcaccgacaccaacaagAACTCGAAGCGGCCCGGGTGCACGGCCACCTGCCCCGCCCGCTGCCCCAAGAAGTGCCTCGTCCTCTGCCCAACCTGCAAGACCTTCTGCTGTAAGTACTACTCATACACTgtgcttcttcttccttccaccaACAACCAAATTATTCATTCGTTCGGGACCTGTGTGCAGTGTGCGACTTCTACCCCGGCGTGTCGTGCGGCGACCCGCGCTTCACGGGCGCCGACGGCAACACCTTCTACTTCCACGGCAAGAAGGACCAGGACTTCTGCATCGTCACCGACGCCGGCCTCCACATCAACGCGCACTTCATCGGCAACCACAACCCGGCCACGAACCGCGACTTCACGTGGATCCAGGCGCTCGGCATCCGCTTCGCGCACCACAGCCTCTACGTCGGCGCCACCAGGAGCGCCGCCACGTGggacgccgccgccgaccacctcGCGCTCGCCTTCGACGACGAGGACGTCGCGCTACCCGCCTCCATCGGCGCCCGGTGGTCCCCGCCCGCCGCGCCGGGGCTGTCCGTCACCCGCACCGCGCGCGTCAACACCGTCGTCGTCGAGCTGAGGGGCGTTTTCCGCGTCGTGGCCAACGTCGTGCCCATCACCGCCGAGGACTCGCGGGTCCACGGGTACGGCGTCGGCGCCAACGACTGCCTCGCGCACCTCGACATCGGGTTCAAGTTCTACGACCTCACCGACGACGTCCATGGTGTGCTGGGGCAGACCtaccgcaccgactacgtcaacagGCTCAACGTCACCGCCAAGATGCCCGTCATGGGAGGCGCCGACACCTTCCGCTCCTCGGGACTCTTCGACGCCGACTGCGCGGTTGCCAGGTTCGGACGCAACACCGCCGCCGCTTCCTCAGCCGCCGGCGCCGGCATCGACATGGTCACTGACGCCAAGTACCTGTAGACGACGTGCCTACTGATTCAGAGAACGAATTGAGACCCAAACTATAAATCGCTGTTGTATTGTACGTACTGATGTATTTGTAAGTGTCCCGGCCCTAATTATTGGTGTTGTATCGGTGGTTAATATAGATTCAAACCAGCTTGTTGAATTATATATATGATAATAACATGAAAAAGGAGAAATAATTCAGGAGCATATTTATCAGGTAAAGAATGTACGTATTCTCTAAGAATAAGCAGAATCATCGTTGGACCCAAACGTGATTAATTATTTTTTTCTGAGCATATACCTCTTTTCTTACCATTATCAATCGGGCTAATACTAGAATCTCCATGTTAATTCTTACGGGACACGTTAGTAGAAAAAATGCCATAGACATTCTCATAAAAATTAGAAAGATTTAGCTTATTTGAGCATATATTAATTTCGTACT
This genomic interval carries:
- the LOC136514240 gene encoding uncharacterized protein; its protein translation is MARWSASTAATVAAVVGASLLYSMALMTTASAQQPGPGNMQVINLDGRRNSKFTCTDTNKNSKRPGCTATCPARCPKKCLVLCPTCKTFCLCDFYPGVSCGDPRFTGADGNTFYFHGKKDQDFCIVTDAGLHINAHFIGNHNPATNRDFTWIQALGIRFAHHSLYVGATRSAATWDAAADHLALAFDDEDVALPASIGARWSPPAAPGLSVTRTARVNTVVVELRGVFRVVANVVPITAEDSRVHGYGVGANDCLAHLDIGFKFYDLTDDVHGVLGQTYRTDYVNRLNVTAKMPVMGGADTFRSSGLFDADCAVARFGRNTAAASSAAGAGIDMVTDAKYL